Proteins from a genomic interval of Rhipicephalus microplus isolate Deutch F79 chromosome 6, USDA_Rmic, whole genome shotgun sequence:
- the LOC142765843 gene encoding uncharacterized protein LOC142765843 — MVSSWCTHRIHLEAYFDGNKITDSAKRRALLVSSLSDNIVRRLQDRFSTLSVNSQTYEQIVENLEEQHNPEGNETPATFFFFIRKQLDSENVGEYILDLRRLAKNCNFGDSLDRILRDRILCGIRDDDARCCILTHKKLTVKEEEEFVIASEKALNDVQDMCEGLPETTTSSTNVLRLQRRWQHWTQWGNNEAGWQACYQCGGPHATCTSRHFNAGCYHWGIKGHLAKLCRQRHSCETGEYAVESAEAESEEEMLLALLAHSSGTGATFKPREENLTRHGGTLQMIIDTGSPGASSQ, encoded by the coding sequence ATGGTGAGCAGCTGGTGCACGCACCGGATACACCTGGAAGCTTATTTCGACGGAAATAAAATCACCGACAGTGCGAAACGCCGCGCTCTTCTGGTGTCTTCGTTGAGTGATAATATTGTCCGCCGCTTGCAAGATCGCTTTTCAACCTTGTCGGTCAACAGCCAAACCTACGAGCAAATCGTTGAAAACCTCGAAGAACAGCACAACCCCGAAGGTAATGAAACACCAGcaactttcttcttctttattcgCAAACAACTGGATAGTGAGAACGTTGGGGAATACATCTTAGACCTCCGAAGATTGGCGAAGAATTGCAACTTCGGCGACTCCCTTGATCGGATTCTGCGAGACCGCATCTTATGCGGCATTCGGGATGACGATGCTCGTTGTTGCATCCTCACGCACAAGAAGCTAACTGTCAAGGAGGAGGAAGAATTCGTCATTGCATCAGAAAAAGCACTGAACGATGTGCAAGACATGTGCGAAGGGCTCCCGGAGACGACCACGAGCAGCACCAACGTGTTGAGGTTACAGCGACGGTGGCAGCACTGGACTCAGTGGGGCAATAATGAGGCAGGCTGGCAGGCGTGCTATCAATGTGGTGGCCCCCACGCTACGTGCACAAGCCGTCATTTTAATGCAGGATGCTATCATTGGGGCATAAAAGGACACCTAGCAAAGCTGTGCCGCCAGCGGCATTCCTGCGAGACGGGCGAATATGCAGTAGAGTCAGCAGAAGCTGAGAGCGAAGAAGAGATGCTGCTTGCTCTCCTTGCTCACAGCTCGGGCACCGGTGCTACATTTAAACCACGTGAGGAAAATTTGACACGGCACGGTGGGACTCTGCAGATGATCATAGACACAGGTTCTCCGGGCGCGTCATCCCAATAA